The Cryptococcus gattii WM276 chromosome K, complete sequence genome contains the following window.
CATCTCCCCAAATCCCTTCATCCGCATACCTCACCCCGCGTATGGTTCCTGTGAAAAATGATAACTTTTCATCTGTTTCACTCGGTCTTCCTTCTGTGGGTCGGTTTTCTCAGATGTCATCCCAGTCAGGATACTCTTTCTACGACCTTGAGGGTGATTCATCACCATCGACATCCAAGGCCGAGAGTGAGTTTGCGTTCCCGCGAGGAAAATATACCAAAGTTTCCGCTTCGGCTttggaagagaaaaaagagagaaggaaaagggtGATGCCAGAGCCTATAATCAAAACTCCCGGCACTCCAGTCTCAGTAATAGGTCGCACGGCGAGTGATTTAGTGTGCATGGGAATTGAGGCTagagggaaaggagaaCTGCCGAAAAGTGCTTATTATTTCATGAAGGCAGCAGAAGCGGGAAACTCGACTGGGAAAATATATTGGGGTAAGTTTACTGTTATCCTTCGCTTTGATACCCTTCAACTGATTTGTCCAGGTCTCGCCCTAAGATATGGCTTGGGAGTCGGAATAGATGACAAACGTGCATTTGCAGAACTTAGTCAAGCGTGCGATGCATCGCTCGCGGAAGAGGGTCTTACAATTCATACTTCACCTGGCAGAATGACACTCACAGCTcaagaaagaaagaaagtGACGGTAGGCAAATACTTGTTTTTTCATTATTATTGGGCACGCTTTAATGTAAATGTCTCAGGACGAATTGGCTATAGGAATGTTTGAAGTTGGGAATTGTTTTTTGGGAGGGATCGGAGTGAAAAAGGCGCCAGATGTTGCATTGCAATACCTCAGATTTGCAGCCGACTTGGGAGATCTCGCAGCTCAAGAGCGTAAGTTCATTTTCACTCTACGAATGCAAAGCTCATGTGTTGTCACACCCAGAGCTTGGATTCGTGTTATCCAAAGGCTCAAATGGCATCAAGAAGGATATGAAGGAAGCAGCGAAGTGGTATAGAATGGCTGTGAGTCGTCTGGAACTGCGTTTATAAATGAAAAGAGGATCAGAAGTTGAAACCAAATTCACTTCATAGATAGCACAAGGATCTAGTAACACTGTTGGCCTATCATGGGTTTGGAAGGTGAGTCTGTTTCACTATTCAATGAATCGTTCGACGTGATTAACGGCTCCCAGGAAAAATATATGTCATGACCCCATAATACCAAGCCAGAGGAAAAGACCAATCTATACCACACTTTGCCTGCACAAAAATCTATTCATGCTGTACTTTGTAGTTGCCTTCTTGTTGTGATGATAATAGAATGTCTAGTAAAGTAGCGTCATTTCATAATCACCCTTGTCCCCGGGGATACTATGAAGCAGGAGGAATGAAATGCGTATCCTGTATAGTGCAAAATATAGGACTGCTAAACATGTCGTCGATGACATTATTAAGACCAGACAGATTATATGCCCAGTGGCAAAATCACTCACGACGCGCCAGTCGCTGATCGCGTTTTGTTTTGCTGCATATTTCGTGCTTGTGTGTATGTTCCTTGTGAGTGTGACCTCGTTCCTGTGAATATCCTTTACCTTTCCTACATTACATTACCTTGTTCATTATGTCCCACACATGACAAGCACCATAATGACACCGACATCCCCAACCACACCTCAGAAGCACCTGTCATACCACTCCTATCACGTCCAGAGcacatcctcttctctcctcaCCCACTCCGGTTCGCCAGCTCAGATCCCGGGATCAGTGCACAGACCTAGTCGGAGTATGGGACACCTCCACAATATTTTGGGGCACGGAGACCCGGGGCACCCCAGTGTGAAAGGGAAGGGGATAGATAAAACCGAAGTGGACGATAGACGTCGAAGCGTGGATAGCCCCGGCGTCAGGAGGCTAGGAAGAAGGAGCGAGACTTTACCCGACTGGCTAGTcaaaggaaaagagaaaggaaacGTGAAAGACATGAATTTGCCCGAGAATCCTAAGCAATGGGCTCGTAAGTTTTTGCTGAAACTGCCAGGCTCAAGCTGATGTTTTATTGTATTGCCAGCATCTGAGTTAGCCCAGTACTTGGCGCATGAATTACGCACAGGCGGTCCAGATGGTACAGGCAGGATTTTACCCGCGCCACTGATACTGGATATTGAGTCTTGGGTGCTGAGGCAACGTGTGTCTGGAAAGGTCTTCCTGGACGGTAGCTCAGAGGGATGGGGGTGAGTACTTATCTGCTTCGTCGGTTATCGGAATTAAAAGCGAGAGATAGGAGTAACACATCAAGAGCACCTCCATTTATACCCCTCTTGCAAACGATTGCTCGTCGCCTGCGGCGAAGATCACTCCTAGATCCCCATTCCCTACCTAATTCTCAGTTCACTCGGTCGCCAACACTCttggaggaagatgaaaatTCGTACGATGACGGGCCAACAGAAGTAAGACGGATGGCAAAGGCCTACGATGCCCGTTCATATGCTTCTGGTGTAAGCTTCATCAGTGACGATGAGGGCGAACTCCCACAACTTGTCGCTCAACATACTGGGGACAGCGTTATCGAGCgttggaggagatgggaaGAGACCGGAGAGGCACTCAAACCATCGGAGCATGAAGAGTACATCCAAGGGTATGGGAGAAAAAGGAATTTATCTGATGCTTCAAGTTTATCAAGCGTTTCGCATGGCTCTGTAATGTCTGAAAGAGTCGGAAGGACGAGTCCACCATTGCAGGAACTGTTGAAGGAAATGGGGGAAAAattggatgatgagggcCAAGACATGGGAGGGGCCACCATCAAAGTACCTCTAAAGGCCATGAACCCCTTGGTTTCCCCTGATGAGCTATTTCATAAGCCGGCTACGCCTGAACCTTTACAGCAATATGAACTCCTGGTGGGCAAATCCGAGCCTCCTGATTCAAAATTTCAATCTACTTCTGAAAGACGCTCTATTCGCAGTCTAACTTCGGTCACCTCTGCACTTGAGCACACAGCGCAAACTTCTGGCTTGAATGTGCCAGCCGAATCGGATTCAAAAGAAGTCACTCCGTCCGCGACCCCATCCAAAGCTAAAGTATCACCGCCCAACGAAATTCTCACCACAGGAGGGCATTTTTCTCAGAATGTGAACCGTTATGCTACACTTGGCAAATCATCCATCAACAGACGACATCCGCATCAGTTACTGTCATTGGAACGCAATGATGGAGATGCTAGTGAGCAAGACGAGGGCAATGATGAAGGACACTGGGCAACGGCTAGGAAGGTCACACTAAAGCCCACTCGAGCTGCGGCTCGCAATTTGTCAAAAGCAGATATCAAACCAACAGATAAAGAtaaggaagagaaagagaagaagatggaagagcAGGTGGCGCAGCTCATGGAAAGAATCAAGGGTTTAGAAGAGAGATTACAAGCCACCACTTCATCCGGCACCTCACTTCCTGTAGTTCCAGCCAGTGTACCGCCCAAAGAAAAGAAGTTCTCCTTGCTGGACTTTCCCGGCTCGGACAAGGATGGGGACGATGGTTTACCGAGAAGGATCAAAGAATTGCCCGTGTATTTATTTTTGGCTGGAGTGGGTGTCGGGGCGATTATGGTTGGGGTAATTCTTAGGAGGCGATAAGTGCAAGGATTATCTTGTGGAATTACTGTgcgaggagaagagaaatAATTTCTGATACGAATCATAAAAGAGAGCGGTGCTCTTTGTTCATATTTATTATAACTAACCGTATTATGTATCAATTTTTTTTATCGTTAGCACTCTTTTGGCGGACGGCGACTGACAAAGTTCGTAACTACGTATGTAATTGCTGCACAGATGAGTACACAAGAGTAAGTTCTAGCGCGCATATGAAAATTCAAAATACATATGGATAGATTTACAAGGCTGTAGATCCTGAAGCAAACGAGTGAGCTAAGTTCAGTGATACAAAATTGAAAGCAGTATTAATACGATGAGTTTTAACTGGAAATGAAGAAACACAAAACGCAAGTTGCGGGTAATTACAGTCCGCGACAAATCTGGCTTCGTCGAGCTCCTCGCTGTGAGCGCGGTGTGAGAATTAGAATTTCGTCCGCCATGCGTTGGCGGTTGTTTTTAGTTTAAACGTACAGACCATTGATGGCAAACAGCTTGGCGATACAAGAAAACTGCCTCGAGGTACCCTTATAAGAAGCGCAATATCACTTGATGCTGAAGAAGCTGGACTACATCAGTAACAGATCTGTCTGCCTCAAGCAACCTTTTCAACCATCAATCGTTGTTCCACGCACCCCCCCGCCAGTAGACGTATAGGCCTACCTTGGCACACCAGCCAGACTTGTCCAGTGTATGGACATCTACCCATTCAGCGGAGTGTCTTGAAGATAGGCGTTGTAATCCTGGCCCTGATAAGCGTCATCAAAGGAGGATGCCTCTTTCCGCCTCCTTCAACGTCCAGATAACCTGATTTTATTATTAAGTTCTGCACGATGTTTGTATCTTCCTGTGAGAATTCCATATATCTCAGGATGCCTGGAACCTACTGGGCCGGTGATATGACTGACAATAAAGTATAAAAGCTGAAGTTGCAGGGACTTGCTTTTGGCGTTCACTTCATTCACCTTCGCTTCCTGACCCGTATACATTCCTTATTATTACTTATACTCTTTAGCTCACGTTGTCCTCATATCAGCGTAAGTCCCTCCGCTTAAAGCCTTTAGAGTTCTTTAACCACTTTTACAACAGGAATACATTTCTCGCCCATTTGCTTCACTCGCGCCGTTAATCCATGCTTTCTTTTAAAACCCTCCTTAACAAAACTAGAACTATATTCTCACGTTCTCGAAATGTCATGGCCCACAATCTTCCAGAAAGATCATCTTTAGATGGGCAGTGGGAAATCATTTCCAAGTAAGTTACATACCAGAGTGAGCGTTAGTGGCTGAGGACAGGTACTTAGAAGCCCGTCCATCCTCTATGAATGCCTTCAAGCCTTCCCCCCTCTTGAAGTTGACGTAAGCCCAGGCGACTGCTCCGCTTTGGGATTGGGCTTAAACAGTGGCCTGCAGACAGGTGGCTTACGACATGGCGTAAAGCTCAGCGACAAAAGGTACTGCCGTTTCCCTTGTCAATTCCAAATTGTTAACACGCCTTTAGTTCGCTCAGGCGTGCCAAGCGTAAGTGCAAGGATACCCTGCAATCACCCTCTAAAGGGTGAGTCTCGGTTATGATTTTCAGGATCTACAAAGTTGAATGTCCCTCTCTGGAAGTTCTGTCTCTGCTGTTCCAACTTCCAAAAAGAGTTTCTTCAAATCTATCAAGGTCCACCGGCCAAAATCCAAGAAGAACATGAACCAGACTGAGTAAGGGACAATTGAAACTCTGCCCGAGTGACATTGATTGGGCGTGTCAGGACATTGTCCAATGAGGCTGAGTTCGGTCAAGTCGCCGCTGCACCCGTCCACACAGTCAATCCCAAGACCAAAACCCGCACAAGGAAACATGATTTTGGGTGAGCTCTGACCATTACCAGCTATCACATCCAGCAAATAAAACCCTTTTAGGTTATTCAAAGGCTCTCTTATCGGCTATCACAGTAAAATGAGTCCATCTGAAAATACGGAGAACGACGAACTGGTTGCTGACCTAGCCCCGAGGTATGAGTCACTGATCTCTTCCATGTTGTCGCAAACTTGTCGCTCAACCATATCTAGGTTGTACTTCACCCCCTTGCCCACTATCTTCGAGAGTGGAGGCCGGAACCAGCCTATTGCATCCGCAGTTctggaagaagacgagaaTCCAACGATCTTAGTCCTTAAGTCTACGTGCGTCCCCTTGAACTAGTTATAAAAGTGGTTGATCTGACTTAAGGTAATCAGATCTAGTTTTGAACCCCCTCCCACCATCGACGAGGTCAGTGAAATATCTACTCCTGCTACGTTTGAGTCACCGCCGCCTTTTAATATCGCCACTTATAAGAATCaattttcttcttcaaggGCTCCAGAAcctctcttcttcggcAGCCGTGATAATCCCTTGCCAGTTGGGCACCTTGCTTCTCTCTCATTTAGCCAGACCCATGCAGATGGCCTGGTGACCCTGTACGAAATGATTTTGACTTGGGTGCCTCACGATGAAAGCTTGCCTGCTTGCCGCATCACTGCCACTCGCGGTTTCGGCTCAATTAGTCGGTTTGCGAAAGCGCTCTTCCATGTCTACTCTCCCGAAGCCTCGCCTCATTTTCTAGCCCTCTTATCAAAATTCCCTGAGCCGTCAGATGGTCCAACGCATCCGTACAAGGTTGATTATCGAATGGAGCGGATGCAACGCTACTTCGATTGCCTCTTTGGATTACAAGCTCCAAATAATTCAGACTTTGTCCTTGACGACCCACGTATTACCCCTGAATTTTTTGCATTTCTGGCAAAGGACCAAGGCAGTTATATCTCGAAGAAAAAGGCATGGGGAGAATGGCAATGCACGCTGCAGAGGAAGCAAGAAATTGAGCAGCATTTTTTAGACGAGGATCAACATTTAAAGGCTAACTTCGCGCACGAAAAGGCCACAGAGTATGAGGATGACATCCTCATGTCCAAAATCATGGACCCCGGTTCCAGGGTTCAACAGCGCAAGTCTCAAGGTCAATCGAAAAAAATCAGTAAAAAGGCCATGGAAAACGAAGATACGGATGTGAATTTTTCTAACCTCAACCACGTTTTTGCATTGCCTCCCATGCGGCCTCTCCCCCATTCTTACTCTTCTACTTTGCCTGTCGAGGTATTTGCGCCAGATGGTTTGTTTGGGAACTCAGTTGACGATATTTCACTCGGCATCATGAACTCAGCGTCTTCCACCTCTGCCAATCGGCCTTCCAGGGTGGTTACCTGCCATTCCTCACGTTCATCGGAAGATGTCTCACTTTTTGGAACCCCCAATACGTCTGTCTCGGATTTGGCCTACACTCTTTATGTT
Protein-coding sequences here:
- a CDS encoding Hypothetical Protein (Similar to TIGR gene model, INSD accession AAW46313.1), with amino-acid sequence MTSTIMTPTSPTTPQKHLSYHSYHVQSTSSSLLTHSGSPAQIPGSVHRPSRSMGHLHNILGHGDPGHPSVKGKGIDKTEVDDRRRSVDSPGVRRLGRRSETLPDWLVKGKEKGNVKDMNLPENPKQWAPSELAQYLAHELRTGGPDGTGRILPAPLILDIESWVLRQRVSGKVFLDGSSEGWGSNTSRAPPFIPLLQTIARRLRRRSLLDPHSLPNSQFTRSPTLLEEDENSYDDGPTEVRRMAKAYDARSYASGVSFISDDEGELPQLVAQHTGDSVIERWRRWEETGEALKPSEHEEYIQGYGRKRNLSDASSLSSVSHGSVMSERVGRTSPPLQELLKEMGEKLDDEGQDMGGATIKVPLKAMNPLVSPDELFHKPATPEPLQQYELLVGKSEPPDSKFQSTSERRSIRSLTSVTSALEHTAQTSGLNVPAESDSKEVTPSATPSKAKVSPPNEILTTGGHFSQNVNRYATLGKSSINRRHPHQLLSLERNDGDASEQDEGNDEGHWATARKVTLKPTRAAARNLSKADIKPTDKDKEEKEKKMEEQVAQLMERIKGLEERLQATTSSGTSLPVVPASVPPKEKKFSLLDFPGSDKDGDDGLPRRIKELPVYLFLAGVGVGAIMVGVILRRR
- a CDS encoding Hypothetical protein (Similar to TIGR gene model, INSD accession AAW46312.1; CNK01550), whose translation is MLSFKTLLNKTRTIFSRSRNVMAHNLPERSSLDGQWEIISKSPSILYECLQAFPPLEVDVSPGDCSALGLGLNSGLQTGGLRHGVKLSDKSSLRRAKRKCKDTLQSPSKGSVSAVPTSKKSFFKSIKVHRPKSKKNMNQTETLSNEAEFGQVAAAPVHTVNPKTKTRTRKHDFGLFKGSLIGYHSKMSPSENTENDELVADLAPRLYFTPLPTIFESGGRNQPIASAVLEEDENPTILVLKSTCVPLN